Proteins co-encoded in one Arthrobacter alpinus genomic window:
- a CDS encoding helix-turn-helix domain-containing protein — MSNETEDVLSGVGPRLKALRLSRGLTLADLAETTGISVSTLSRLESGQRRPNLELLLPLARAHAVPLDELVGAPATGDPRIHLRPFKRNGQTYLPLSSGTGGMQAFKLVLPGGISVPQPNPQTHEGYEWMYVLRGQLRVVLGERDFVLKDGEAAEFDTRTPHWFGRATTESVEFLVLFGPQGERMHVRAAPAK, encoded by the coding sequence ATGAGTAACGAGACCGAAGATGTGCTGTCCGGTGTTGGTCCGCGTTTGAAGGCGTTGCGTCTGAGTAGGGGTCTGACCTTGGCGGATTTGGCGGAGACCACGGGTATTTCTGTCAGTACGCTCTCGCGTTTGGAATCCGGTCAGCGGCGGCCCAATCTTGAACTGCTGCTGCCGTTGGCTCGTGCGCATGCCGTTCCGCTGGATGAGCTGGTGGGTGCGCCGGCGACGGGAGACCCTCGGATTCACCTGCGCCCCTTCAAACGAAATGGGCAGACCTACCTGCCATTGAGTAGCGGCACTGGTGGCATGCAGGCATTCAAGTTGGTGCTGCCGGGCGGAATTTCGGTGCCCCAACCCAATCCGCAGACCCATGAAGGCTATGAGTGGATGTATGTTTTGCGGGGCCAGTTGCGGGTGGTCTTGGGAGAGCGGGATTTTGTGCTCAAGGATGGTGAGGCTGCCGAGTTTGATACCCGCACCCCGCATTGGTTTGGCCGCGCAACCACGGAGAGCGTTGAGTTCCTCGTCTTGTTCGGGCCGCAAGGCGAACGGATGCATGTCAGGGCAGCGCCGGCCAAGTAG
- a CDS encoding acetyl-CoA hydrolase/transferase family protein, with the protein MHDRIRHAGLLEKRMSPEAAAALIKPGMTVAMSGFTGAGYPKAVPQALAAQMETATAAGTDFKIKILTGASTAPELDGVLAKAGGMELRLPYMSDPALRKRINDGEIEYMDIHLSHVAQHTWFGFYGDINIAIIEVVGIREDGSLIPSSSVGNNKTWLDMADAVIIEVNSQQSAGLEGMHDIYYGTALPPFRQPIMLTAPEDRIGQPYLDVDINKIIAVVETDAPDRLSAFAEPDATSNQIADHLLDFLDGEIKTGRMTDKLLPLQSGVGNIANAVLAGLARGGYRGLKAYTEVIQDGMLALIKDGTIEFASATSFSLSEAGIAEFNRHVDFYRSRIVLRTQEISNHPELIRRLGCVALNGMIEADIYGNVNSTNVVGSHVMNGIGGSGDFARNGFLSVFMSPSVAKEGRISGIVPFASHVDHTEHDTMLLITEQGYADLRGLSPKQRARVITEKLAHPDYKPMLEDYFTRALRDSYGKHTPHLMGEALSWHQRYIETGDMRL; encoded by the coding sequence GTGCACGATCGTATCCGCCACGCCGGATTGTTGGAGAAGCGTATGTCGCCCGAGGCGGCAGCAGCGCTGATCAAGCCCGGAATGACAGTCGCCATGAGTGGCTTCACTGGCGCCGGTTACCCGAAAGCAGTGCCGCAAGCACTGGCCGCACAGATGGAAACGGCAACTGCTGCGGGCACTGATTTCAAGATCAAGATCCTCACCGGTGCTTCCACCGCCCCCGAGCTCGACGGCGTGCTCGCCAAGGCTGGCGGCATGGAACTGCGCCTGCCGTACATGTCCGATCCGGCGCTGCGTAAGCGGATCAACGACGGCGAGATTGAATACATGGATATTCACCTCAGCCACGTTGCCCAGCACACCTGGTTCGGTTTCTACGGCGACATTAACATCGCCATTATTGAAGTGGTGGGCATCCGCGAAGACGGCAGCCTGATTCCTTCCTCCTCCGTTGGCAACAACAAGACCTGGCTGGACATGGCCGACGCCGTGATCATCGAGGTCAACTCGCAGCAGTCCGCCGGCCTTGAAGGCATGCACGATATCTACTACGGGACCGCGCTGCCGCCGTTCCGCCAGCCCATCATGTTGACGGCGCCGGAAGACCGGATCGGTCAGCCGTACCTGGACGTGGATATCAACAAGATCATTGCCGTGGTTGAAACGGACGCGCCGGACCGGCTTTCTGCCTTTGCTGAGCCTGACGCCACCTCGAACCAGATTGCAGATCACCTGCTTGATTTCCTCGACGGGGAAATCAAGACTGGCCGCATGACGGATAAGCTGCTGCCGCTGCAATCTGGCGTGGGAAACATTGCCAACGCCGTGCTGGCCGGGCTTGCTCGCGGCGGATACCGCGGGCTCAAGGCCTACACCGAGGTGATTCAGGACGGCATGCTGGCCCTGATCAAGGACGGCACCATCGAGTTCGCCTCCGCCACCTCTTTCTCCCTGTCCGAAGCCGGCATCGCCGAGTTCAACCGGCACGTGGACTTCTACCGCTCACGCATTGTGCTGCGCACCCAGGAGATTTCCAACCACCCCGAACTCATCCGCCGTCTGGGTTGCGTGGCGTTGAACGGAATGATCGAAGCCGATATTTACGGCAACGTGAACTCCACCAACGTCGTGGGATCGCACGTTATGAACGGCATTGGCGGTTCCGGGGACTTTGCCCGCAACGGCTTCCTCTCCGTTTTCATGTCCCCATCGGTTGCCAAGGAAGGGCGCATCTCCGGAATCGTGCCCTTCGCCAGCCACGTTGACCACACCGAACACGACACCATGCTGCTGATCACCGAACAGGGCTACGCCGACCTTCGCGGACTGTCTCCGAAGCAGCGCGCCCGGGTGATCACCGAGAAGCTGGCGCACCCCGACTACAAGCCAATGCTGGAAGATTACTTCACCCGTGCGCTGCGCGATTCCTACGGCAAGCACACCCCACACTTGATGGGCGAGGCTCTGTCGTGGCACCAGCGCTACATCGAAACCGGCGACATGCGGTTGTAA
- a CDS encoding NAD(P)/FAD-dependent oxidoreductase, with amino-acid sequence MQDVIIIGGGAAGLSAALQLGRSRRTVTVIDAGHPRNETAAGVHGFLTRDGVSPLELIRLGRADLEPYDVRVVEGTVVDAAKVDDGFHITLEDGSTLNAKRILVTTGVVDKLPEIPGLAERWGKDLAHCPYCHGWEIRDQTIGVIGSGTLAVHQALLFRQWSPNITLFLHSAPEPTAVERQQLAARGIRIVEGTVARIHSEDDAVTSVELADGTIHPVQALTAQSRVIAQAPFLPMLGLVPVVSEFSELVESDENGATAVPGVWVAGNVTDMRITVPAAALAGSFAGMTINMDMMAEELDQAVAAH; translated from the coding sequence ATGCAAGACGTAATCATCATTGGCGGCGGCGCAGCTGGACTCAGCGCCGCTCTGCAACTGGGCCGCTCACGCCGCACCGTTACCGTGATCGACGCCGGCCATCCCCGCAACGAAACCGCAGCGGGCGTACACGGATTTCTCACGCGGGACGGCGTTTCTCCCCTCGAGCTGATCCGGCTGGGCCGCGCTGATCTAGAGCCCTACGACGTCCGTGTTGTGGAGGGAACCGTGGTTGACGCCGCAAAAGTGGATGACGGCTTCCACATCACGCTCGAGGACGGCAGTACCTTGAACGCCAAACGCATCCTTGTCACCACCGGCGTGGTGGATAAACTCCCAGAGATCCCCGGACTGGCCGAACGCTGGGGCAAGGACCTGGCCCACTGCCCGTACTGCCACGGCTGGGAAATTCGCGATCAGACCATCGGCGTCATCGGCAGCGGAACCCTAGCCGTGCACCAAGCGCTCCTCTTCCGCCAATGGTCACCCAACATCACACTGTTCCTGCACAGCGCACCCGAGCCCACCGCCGTCGAACGCCAACAGCTCGCCGCGCGCGGAATCCGCATCGTTGAAGGCACGGTAGCCCGCATTCACAGCGAGGACGACGCCGTCACGTCAGTGGAGCTGGCAGACGGCACCATCCATCCGGTCCAGGCCCTGACGGCGCAATCGCGCGTGATTGCGCAGGCTCCGTTCCTCCCCATGTTGGGCTTGGTACCGGTGGTGAGCGAATTTAGCGAGCTGGTTGAGTCTGACGAAAACGGCGCTACCGCGGTGCCTGGCGTGTGGGTGGCTGGCAACGTTACGGATATGCGCATCACAGTTCCGGCGGCAGCCCTCGCCGGATCGTTTGCCGGGATGACTATCAACATGGACATGATGGCAGAAGAACTGGATCAAGCCGTGGCGGCTCACTAA
- a CDS encoding glycosidase has product MSIRENTNRRLKVVLDIMAAGSGLDEKPNGGEVLAEAATRIPFTKEESELLSGGIPRGHKNLTKATADLVKAGWMTKGRGGWEITDNGLRATVAFDTADKLAEALGNGTLIPAGTPLPEQTTEKPAAKKPAAKKTPAKKPATKATTAKASAASETDASGVVQAEQPAAVALAGTFGEALGAANWDPSHSNVQMQLDSTAGVWQLSAELPAGQYSYKAVLNGNWDENYGAFGLLDGANHEFAHAGGPVTFHYNHATKDVLRGE; this is encoded by the coding sequence GTGAGCATTCGAGAAAACACCAACCGTCGACTCAAAGTAGTTTTGGACATCATGGCCGCCGGATCGGGGCTGGACGAGAAGCCCAACGGGGGAGAGGTCCTGGCCGAGGCGGCCACTCGCATCCCCTTCACCAAGGAAGAGTCCGAGCTTCTCAGCGGCGGCATTCCCCGCGGACATAAGAACCTCACCAAAGCCACGGCAGATCTGGTCAAGGCTGGCTGGATGACCAAAGGTCGGGGCGGTTGGGAGATCACCGACAACGGGCTGCGCGCCACGGTTGCTTTCGACACCGCCGACAAGCTGGCAGAGGCCTTGGGTAACGGTACTTTGATACCCGCAGGCACCCCGTTGCCCGAGCAGACCACGGAAAAGCCAGCGGCTAAGAAGCCAGCGGCAAAAAAGACTCCAGCCAAGAAGCCGGCCACCAAGGCAACCACCGCCAAGGCCAGCGCAGCGAGCGAAACGGATGCGTCCGGCGTCGTACAGGCCGAGCAGCCGGCAGCGGTGGCCCTGGCCGGGACCTTCGGCGAAGCGCTCGGTGCGGCGAACTGGGATCCCAGCCACTCCAACGTGCAGATGCAGCTCGACTCTACTGCTGGCGTTTGGCAGCTATCGGCCGAGCTCCCCGCCGGGCAGTACAGCTACAAGGCTGTGCTGAACGGCAACTGGGATGAGAACTACGGTGCTTTTGGTCTGCTGGATGGCGCCAACCACGAGTTCGCCCACGCCGGAGGACCGGTGACTTTCCACTACAACCACGCCACGAAGGACGTGCTGCGCGGGGAGTAG
- a CDS encoding ATP-binding cassette domain-containing protein produces the protein MALHHESDMHLMTTNKERAGFLQVRGARENNLKNVDVDVPRDAIVAFTGISGSGKSSLAFGTIFAEAQRRFFESVAPYARRLIQQGNTPHVESISGLPPAVAMAQRRGSPSTRSSVGTVTTLSNSLRMLYSRAGDYPEGAGILYSDSFSPNTVAGACPVCHGLGIAHTVTEELLVPDPNLSIRDGAIAAWPRAWQGKNLRDILTHLGYDVDRPWKKLPKSERDWILFTEEQPVVEVTPQRDRVAKPYKGKFWSARSHVLHTLANSKSAPMREQALAFMHSGPCPVCGGSGLKPEALAVTVAGHTISAMNALPLTELAATLENLSAGPVGDDGSREAVAAAIAQDLNHRIAVLLNLGLGYLSLGRSTPTLSPGEMQRLRIATQLRSGLFGVIYVLDEPSAGLHPADAEPLLEVLEQLKTTGNTVFIVEHNMDMVRRADWLVDVGPLAGEQGGHVVYSGPVEGLADVAESLTRPFLLGELSPAAPLSTQSAATTGGRRAPGGWLELRGITKHNLQELEARVPQHALVALTGVSGSGKSTLLQVLNSAAGGQIDADDQGLTATVARAGFDGVDRVVQVDQRPIGRTPRSNLATYTGMFDAVRREFAAVPEARAKGFTAARFSFNVAGGRCETCLGEGSVAVELLFLPGSYGPCPVCHGSRFNEETLTVKYRGKTIADVLRLTVDAAAEVLADIPAAVRSLATLREVGLGYLRLGQPATELSGGEAQRIKLATELQRPRRGHCLYLLDEPTTGLHPADVQLLLHQLNRLVEAGNTVVVVEHDMDVVASADWVIDLGPSGGADGGRIMAAGTPEEVAGVPQSRTATYLAAALRRRNGPSAT, from the coding sequence ATGGCTCTTCACCACGAATCAGACATGCACTTGATGACAACGAACAAGGAACGCGCAGGCTTTCTACAGGTGCGCGGCGCCCGCGAGAACAACCTCAAGAACGTAGATGTGGATGTTCCTCGAGATGCCATCGTCGCGTTTACCGGTATTTCCGGGAGCGGCAAATCCTCCTTGGCCTTCGGCACCATCTTCGCTGAGGCCCAACGTCGCTTCTTTGAGTCGGTGGCACCGTATGCCCGTCGGCTCATCCAACAAGGTAATACGCCTCATGTGGAATCAATCTCAGGGCTTCCCCCGGCAGTCGCCATGGCGCAGCGACGCGGCAGTCCCAGCACGCGCTCTTCTGTGGGAACGGTGACAACACTGTCAAACTCGCTGCGCATGCTGTACTCCAGGGCAGGTGACTATCCGGAAGGCGCCGGCATCCTGTACTCGGATTCATTCTCGCCCAACACTGTGGCCGGAGCCTGCCCCGTGTGCCACGGCTTGGGCATAGCCCATACGGTCACCGAGGAGTTGCTGGTACCCGATCCCAATCTCTCCATCAGGGACGGTGCCATTGCAGCGTGGCCACGCGCATGGCAAGGGAAAAACCTGCGGGACATCCTCACGCACTTAGGCTACGACGTCGACCGTCCATGGAAGAAGCTGCCAAAGAGCGAACGTGACTGGATCTTGTTCACTGAAGAACAGCCTGTTGTGGAAGTGACACCGCAACGGGATCGGGTGGCGAAACCCTACAAAGGCAAATTTTGGAGTGCCCGCAGTCACGTTCTGCATACACTGGCCAATTCCAAGAGTGCACCCATGCGTGAGCAGGCATTAGCGTTTATGCATTCGGGTCCTTGCCCAGTCTGCGGCGGGAGCGGGCTGAAGCCTGAAGCGCTGGCGGTCACGGTGGCGGGCCACACCATCTCCGCCATGAACGCCTTGCCACTAACGGAACTCGCCGCGACGCTGGAGAACCTCAGCGCGGGCCCAGTGGGAGATGACGGCAGCCGTGAAGCGGTCGCAGCGGCAATCGCACAGGATCTAAATCACCGCATTGCCGTGCTGCTGAACTTGGGTTTGGGATATCTGAGCCTAGGGCGCAGCACGCCAACGCTTTCCCCCGGGGAAATGCAACGACTGCGGATCGCAACACAATTGCGCTCTGGCCTGTTCGGTGTCATCTATGTGCTGGATGAACCCTCCGCGGGCCTGCATCCGGCCGATGCCGAACCGCTTCTGGAGGTGTTGGAACAGCTCAAAACAACAGGGAACACGGTGTTCATTGTCGAGCACAATATGGACATGGTGCGTAGGGCGGACTGGCTGGTGGATGTAGGTCCGCTGGCCGGGGAACAGGGTGGGCATGTTGTCTATAGCGGGCCCGTGGAGGGGCTTGCCGATGTTGCAGAGTCGCTGACGCGACCATTTCTGCTGGGCGAGCTATCCCCCGCTGCGCCACTGTCAACGCAGTCCGCTGCGACCACTGGTGGCAGGCGGGCCCCTGGCGGATGGTTGGAGTTGCGGGGCATCACCAAACACAATTTGCAGGAGCTTGAGGCTCGGGTGCCGCAGCACGCGTTGGTGGCTCTCACGGGGGTTTCCGGCTCCGGGAAATCCACGCTGTTGCAGGTTCTCAACAGCGCTGCTGGCGGGCAAATCGATGCCGACGATCAAGGACTTACCGCGACTGTGGCACGTGCAGGCTTTGATGGCGTTGATCGAGTGGTTCAGGTGGACCAACGGCCTATTGGCCGGACTCCACGGTCAAATCTCGCCACGTACACCGGGATGTTCGACGCCGTCCGTCGTGAATTTGCGGCGGTCCCCGAAGCCCGGGCCAAGGGGTTCACGGCGGCTAGATTCTCCTTCAATGTTGCGGGCGGGCGCTGTGAAACTTGCCTGGGCGAGGGCTCGGTCGCCGTGGAGCTTTTGTTTCTGCCAGGCAGCTACGGACCGTGTCCGGTGTGCCACGGTTCCCGGTTCAATGAAGAGACGCTCACAGTGAAGTACCGCGGGAAAACCATTGCCGATGTTCTCCGGCTGACGGTGGATGCGGCAGCTGAGGTGTTGGCGGACATTCCGGCCGCGGTACGAAGCCTGGCCACCCTGCGCGAAGTGGGCCTGGGCTATCTGCGGCTTGGGCAGCCTGCCACCGAACTTTCCGGTGGTGAGGCCCAGCGGATCAAGCTGGCGACCGAGCTGCAGCGGCCCCGGCGCGGCCATTGCCTCTATCTTCTGGATGAACCGACCACCGGTCTGCATCCGGCCGATGTGCAGTTACTGCTGCATCAGCTCAACCGTTTGGTCGAGGCCGGAAACACAGTGGTGGTGGTTGAACACGATATGGATGTGGTGGCTTCGGCCGATTGGGTCATTGACCTTGGACCGTCCGGTGGAGCCGACGGTGGCCGCATTATGGCTGCTGGTACACCGGAGGAAGTTGCGGGTGTCCCGCAGAGCCGCACTGCCACCTACTTGGCCGCTGCCCTGCGGCGTCGCAACGGCCCCTCCGCAACGTAG
- a CDS encoding alpha/beta fold hydrolase, whose product MATIVLVHGLWSDGSSWAHVITELRAMGHEPVAAQLALESMDDDVASVRRTLATVSGPVLLVGWSYGGAVIGEAARGVAAVKALAYVAAFAPAEGESVSGLSRKYSGSEIPKYVVVAGDYTYINRSTFGELLAADAPAEAVAIAAATQRMVRIGLDRVKVNPPAWLDLPSHYLLATDDRCVPPELQHEMAARMGAVVTEIDSSHAPVLSRPREVAEFLDEACRDMLTANTGGN is encoded by the coding sequence ATGGCGACCATTGTTTTAGTACATGGTTTGTGGTCCGACGGTTCCAGCTGGGCACATGTCATCACCGAGCTGCGCGCCATGGGACATGAGCCCGTCGCCGCTCAGCTCGCCCTGGAATCTATGGACGACGACGTTGCCTCCGTTCGTCGCACCCTCGCCACAGTTTCGGGGCCGGTGCTGTTGGTGGGCTGGTCCTATGGGGGAGCGGTGATTGGTGAGGCTGCCCGAGGAGTCGCGGCCGTGAAAGCGCTCGCCTACGTGGCGGCCTTTGCGCCAGCCGAGGGGGAGTCCGTCAGCGGGCTCTCGCGCAAGTACTCGGGGAGCGAGATCCCCAAGTACGTGGTGGTGGCCGGCGACTATACCTACATCAACCGGTCAACGTTTGGCGAGCTACTTGCGGCCGACGCACCGGCGGAGGCGGTCGCCATTGCCGCCGCCACACAGAGGATGGTGCGGATCGGCCTAGACAGGGTGAAGGTGAATCCGCCGGCTTGGCTGGATCTGCCGTCCCACTACCTGCTCGCCACCGACGATCGCTGTGTGCCCCCGGAGTTGCAGCACGAGATGGCTGCGCGAATGGGGGCTGTGGTGACGGAGATCGACTCCAGCCATGCCCCGGTCCTGTCCCGTCCGCGCGAGGTGGCCGAATTTCTCGACGAGGCCTGCCGCGA
- a CDS encoding DNA-methyltransferase, whose translation MTTDASDSTLSPASATKPVSAWHAEGGNLVAEGDNLSFLRTLPDESFRLIYIDPPFNTGKVQARNNMTNVRSETGSRVGFQGRSYETIKGLTLSYNDSFGDYWEFLEPRLEEAWRLLKDDGTLYLHLDYREVHYAKVLLDALFGRECFLNEIIWAYDYGARSKKRWPAKHDNILVYVKNPKTYYFNSAEVDREPYMAPGLVTPEKVALGKLPTDTWWHTIVSPNGREKTGYPTQKPVGILRRIISASTERGDWVLDFFGGSGTTGAAALELERHFVMVDQNPEAIEVMRTRLDPEQVTFVKHEAVAAIPAVQQEAATEIPAG comes from the coding sequence ATGACAACCGATGCGAGCGATTCCACCCTGAGCCCCGCCTCGGCGACAAAGCCTGTCAGCGCCTGGCATGCGGAGGGTGGAAACCTGGTGGCTGAGGGTGACAACCTCAGCTTCCTGCGGACGCTTCCGGATGAAAGCTTCCGGCTCATCTACATCGATCCGCCGTTCAATACCGGCAAGGTCCAGGCCCGCAACAACATGACAAACGTACGCAGCGAAACCGGCTCACGTGTTGGTTTTCAGGGCCGTAGCTACGAGACCATCAAGGGCCTGACGCTCAGCTACAACGATTCTTTCGGTGACTACTGGGAATTCCTGGAACCTCGGCTTGAAGAGGCCTGGCGTCTGCTCAAGGACGACGGGACCTTGTACCTGCACCTCGATTACCGCGAGGTCCATTATGCGAAGGTCCTGCTAGATGCACTCTTTGGTCGCGAATGCTTTCTGAACGAAATAATTTGGGCCTACGACTATGGCGCCCGTTCAAAAAAGCGCTGGCCTGCCAAGCATGACAACATCTTGGTCTACGTTAAGAACCCCAAGACTTACTACTTCAACAGTGCCGAAGTGGACCGCGAACCGTACATGGCACCCGGGCTTGTGACACCCGAAAAAGTAGCGCTGGGCAAGCTGCCCACCGATACTTGGTGGCATACGATCGTTTCACCCAACGGCCGCGAAAAGACGGGTTACCCCACGCAGAAGCCTGTCGGCATTCTGCGCCGCATCATCTCCGCCAGTACCGAACGTGGTGACTGGGTACTGGACTTCTTCGGGGGCAGCGGCACTACCGGCGCCGCAGCTCTGGAACTTGAACGCCACTTCGTCATGGTGGACCAAAATCCTGAGGCCATCGAGGTCATGCGCACTCGCTTAGACCCCGAGCAGGTCACCTTCGTCAAGCATGAGGCCGTTGCGGCGATCCCAGCCGTTCAGCAGGAAGCCGCTACAGAGATCCCAGCGGGATAA